The following is a genomic window from Colletotrichum lupini chromosome 5, complete sequence.
ACTAGTGCCAAATCTGATGCCGACAACATCAATGGGAGACTCGTACCAGCTGATCATCTGTCGATGTCTTTCTCTTTCAGTCAATTGTGAGTGAGTCCAAGGTCCATATACCGAAGGCTTCGCACATGAGATGAGCCGCAGCACCAATCCCGTGTCTGTCCGTTTCTTACCAGCACAGAGCCCGCCGCTCTAGGCAATTTACTTCATCATGGAGAGACACTCATTGTGGCTTCTGTTCGTTGCACTTAGTTTTCTGCAAACATGTCACTCTTTCAACCTTTACCCAGCTATCAACGGCGATAAGCTCGCCAAGTCACTGAACGTCACATCAGACTGCATCGCAGCGCTGTAAGTACTTACGCTGAACCCGAGACCTCTCATAGATGCATCAGCTCATGAATGAGATAGAAATCAAACTATTCCAGAATGCGATCAGACGTTACTACAGATGACGATGAACGTAGAGAACTACTGGTGGACCGATGACAACCTCACGGCTGTCTGCGACTCAGGCTGTGCTGAAGCCGTTGGATCGTGGAACTACAATGTCTCTGATCCTTGCTTCGAGCAGTCTTTCACTGCATATGGAAAGCTTGTGCCCATATGGACAGTCACTGAGCGAGTTGTTGACAATCTCATCTTTGCCTGTTTGCCGTCTCGGTTAGTCTCATTGCCTGAAGCCTTCTCTGGAAGATCATGCTGATTGTTTAAAGATCCGAAAACTACACATACTGTCTCACAGAATCTCAGGAGTGGGTTGGAGCCGATGTGTTGCGGGTCGACTGTGATGCCAATCCCTCAGATCCTACTTGCGGCGGTAACTCCACGGACATCCCCGAGGCGAATGTTCGCCTAGCCAACCTGTACGAAGACGATATTGTGAGTTGTACTTCTGTGATGTCATCGTACGCCTCACTGACATGACATCAAGTTATGCAATGACTGTTTTATAAATCAGCTTTACACTCGCATCTCGTCCATCTTCGTGCCGGATACCGACTACTCAGAATATCTCGCAGATCAGATTTTTGATATCTCAGACGTTTGCAACAAAACTATTCCCGACTTCACTGTTGCACTGCCTTGGGATTATCAGACTGCATCGACCCTGTCTTCCGTAAACGTGGGGTCTTCAACGAGTGTCGTGGCCACTGCCACCTCCACTGCCGCTGCCACGACCACATGTGTTGGTCAGACTCTTGACTCTGCCGCTGCATCAAAGAGAGATAATGCTTTGGACTGGATCAAGAGGTCCACGCCTGGGTTGGAGCCTAGGCAGGCATCGTCATGCGATGACTTATCGTCTCAGTATGGCGTCAGCACTGGCGCACTTCAGTGGTTCACCAACAGTGAAACCCGCGCTGTCTCTGGCTCGGTGTGTCTTCCTCAGCGGTGCACATTGCAGAAAGTTGGAAGCAACGAGACGTGGTGAGTATCACGAACCAATCTTTGCCATTCTATGCTACTTTCAGTGCTAATGATCATCCTCAAAGTGCGAGTATCGCGGCATCCATCGGTGGTGACACCACTATTGTCCAGTTCAAGAAGTGGAATACGTACATCCTCGGACTTTGTGACAGTCTTACAGAGGGATAGTGGGTATGCGTAAGGTAAGGAGGACTTTGATCTACCTTATGTTATGATAAATGTGAAGTTGACTGACCAATTTTCCTGCATAGTTCCCCTGGCGTCAACGCTACATACACATTGCCTGCACCACCATTAGGCACAGAAGCCAATGCCGGAAATCAACAACGAGGAGGCGCCGGTGGCATAGTATCGGCTACGACCACCGCAACAGACATTGTCAACCCTGTGTCGGGAGGAACAGCCCCTAGCCCAACCCAAGACGGGCTTGTCACCAACGTAAGACGAACCATTGATGATATTCAACATGAAGATGCGAGACTAACTCTTAGATTTCCAGTGCAATAATTACGCAAGTGCTACTGCTGGAGACGGATGCGAGGCGTTTGCCACGCGCAACTCGATTGCGCCAACACAGCTCTATGCATGGAACCCAGTCCTCGGAACTGCTGGTTCCGAATGCTCAACCGCTCTGTGGGCTAGTGAGTATTACTGCATCGGCACGTGGAAGCCGACCCAGACTTCTGCCGTAACTGCGCCAGGTCCAACCCAGACTGGAATCACGTCTAGCTGCAACAAGTACGCAGAGGCCATCTCCGGTGACGTTTGTACCGTCTTTGCCTCTCGAAACAACATTACCACCGCTCAGCTGTACGCTTGGAATAGCGTGCTGGGAGCCAACGGAGAGAACTGCGCTGGCTCCATGTGGGCGAACGAGTACTACTGTGTTGGTGTCTCGGGATCATCATCCGCAGCGACCACGACACAGGCGACGACTGCCACGGCTGCAGTCTCGACGACTGCTACTCAAGTCACAGCTCCTGGTCCGACTCAGACCGGCATCGTCTCGAGCTGTTCCAAGTTTGCCAAGGCTCCCTCCGGAGTAGTCTGCGGCGACTTTGCGAGCAGCAATAGTATTTCAACCGATCAGTTGTATGCATGGAACACAGTTCTCGGTTCCAATGGAGAGAACTGTGCGTCTTCAATGTGGGCAAACGAGTACTACTGCGTCGGCATCACTGTGGCCGCCCCTGGCCCAACGCAGGATGGCATCAACTCTAACTGCGCTCGATACGCCGAAGCACCT
Proteins encoded in this region:
- a CDS encoding LysM domain-containing protein, translated to MERHSLWLLFVALSFLQTCHSFNLYPAINGDKLAKSLNVTSDCIAALNQTIPECDQTLLQMTMNVENYWWTDDNLTAVCDSGCAEAVGSWNYNVSDPCFEQSFTAYGKLVPIWTVTERVVDNLIFACLPSRSENYTYCLTESQEWVGADVLRVDCDANPSDPTCGGNSTDIPEANVRLANLYEDDILYTRISSIFVPDTDYSEYLADQIFDISDVCNKTIPDFTVALPWDYQTASTLSSVNVGSSTSVVATATSTAAATTTCVGQTLDSAAASKRDNALDWIKRSTPGLEPRQASSCDDLSSQYGVSTGALQWFTNSETRAVSGSVCLPQRCTLQKVGSNETCASIAASIGGDTTIVQFKKWNTSPGVNATYTLPAPPLGTEANAGNQQRGGAGGIVSATTTATDIVNPVSGGTAPSPTQDGLVTNCNNYASATAGDGCEAFATRNSIAPTQLYAWNPVLGTAGSECSTALWASEYYCIGTWKPTQTSAVTAPGPTQTGITSSCNKYAEAISGDVCTVFASRNNITTAQLYAWNSVLGANGENCAGSMWANEYYCVGVSGSSSAATTTQATTATAAVSTTATQVTAPGPTQTGIVSSCSKFAKAPSGVVCGDFASSNSISTDQLYAWNTVLGSNGENCASSMWANEYYCVGITVAAPGPTQDGINSNCARYAEAPSGATCTTFSSANEVTLAQLYAWNPVLGTNGENCATKMWAQEYYCISITK